The following are encoded in a window of Chitinophaga sp. H8 genomic DNA:
- a CDS encoding DNA primase family protein, whose protein sequence is MKEHNITPDFTEQDQFLFAEIGNNSAITPASILSHASELLKTGAPLQHSEVLSELLEKVQKVDFQLLAFPDIERKRDELEKLEKQLIGPNGQFKDDPAIRAQIKDVQAQLDKRKLKHPHYLIITIEEILRLAIDNRWGICRNHDFVYLYNGAYWCLLDVEELKTFLGMASEKMGLDKYKSRFYQFKDHLHKQFLAAANLPTPHRPTDMVLVNLQNGTFEITPKGTKLRGFSREDFITYQLPFEYNSNARAPLFEAYLNKVLPDKQRQYILAEYLGYVFIPHGALKLEKTLLLFGSGANGKSVFFEIVNALLGKENVSSYSLQSLTNETGYFRAKLANMLVNYASEINGHLEAAIFKQLVSGEPVEARLPYGEPFTLTHYAKLIFNCNELPRDVEQSNAFFRRFMIVPFDITIPEGEQDKELSKKIIATELSGVFNWVLEGLHRLLKQKKFSPCEAARLQVEQYKKQSDSVQMFLEDEGYQSSSYESRPLKDLFSEYRIYCIDSGYRACSIKTFSERLRNHNFVIERKNYGMALFIEKIKDVL, encoded by the coding sequence ATGAAAGAGCATAATATTACCCCCGATTTCACCGAACAAGACCAGTTTTTATTTGCTGAGATCGGCAATAATTCGGCAATAACACCCGCGTCCATCTTATCCCATGCATCTGAATTGTTAAAAACAGGGGCTCCGTTGCAACATAGTGAAGTATTAAGCGAACTACTGGAAAAGGTACAAAAGGTAGATTTTCAATTGCTGGCTTTTCCTGATATAGAACGTAAACGCGATGAACTGGAAAAGCTGGAAAAGCAATTAATTGGGCCTAATGGACAATTTAAAGATGATCCTGCAATAAGGGCACAAATCAAAGATGTACAAGCCCAGCTTGACAAACGTAAATTAAAGCATCCCCATTATTTAATTATCACCATTGAAGAAATATTAAGACTGGCAATTGACAATCGGTGGGGTATTTGCCGGAATCATGATTTTGTTTACCTGTATAATGGGGCTTACTGGTGTCTGCTTGATGTAGAGGAACTAAAAACCTTTTTAGGTATGGCCAGCGAAAAAATGGGCCTGGATAAATATAAAAGCCGGTTTTATCAGTTTAAGGATCATTTACATAAGCAGTTTTTGGCAGCCGCCAATCTGCCTACCCCGCACAGGCCCACCGATATGGTTTTAGTGAATCTGCAAAATGGCACCTTTGAAATCACACCCAAAGGAACCAAATTAAGGGGGTTTTCCAGAGAGGATTTTATTACCTACCAACTACCTTTTGAATATAATAGTAATGCCAGGGCTCCTTTGTTTGAAGCATATCTTAATAAGGTACTCCCCGACAAACAACGCCAGTATATACTAGCTGAATACCTGGGATATGTATTTATACCACATGGGGCTTTAAAGCTGGAAAAAACACTGCTACTATTTGGCAGTGGGGCCAATGGAAAATCAGTGTTTTTTGAAATTGTGAATGCACTATTAGGGAAAGAGAATGTTAGTAGTTATTCCTTACAGAGCCTTACCAATGAAACCGGCTATTTCCGGGCCAAACTGGCTAATATGCTGGTAAACTATGCCAGTGAAATAAACGGGCACCTGGAAGCCGCCATTTTCAAACAATTAGTATCAGGAGAACCAGTAGAGGCCCGGTTACCCTATGGTGAGCCTTTTACCCTTACTCATTATGCCAAGCTAATATTTAATTGTAACGAATTGCCCAGGGATGTAGAACAGTCAAACGCTTTCTTTCGGCGCTTTATGATTGTTCCCTTTGATATTACCATTCCGGAAGGAGAACAAGACAAAGAGCTATCAAAAAAGATCATTGCAACGGAGCTATCAGGGGTGTTTAATTGGGTATTGGAAGGACTACACCGACTATTAAAACAAAAGAAATTTTCTCCTTGCGAAGCAGCCAGGTTGCAGGTAGAACAGTATAAAAAGCAATCCGATAGCGTACAAATGTTCCTGGAAGATGAGGGCTATCAAAGTTCTTCTTATGAAAGCAGACCACTTAAAGACCTATTCAGCGAATACCGGATTTACTGCATTGATAGTGGTTACCGGGCCTGTTCTATAAAGACATTTAGTGAACGGCTACGCAATCACAATTTTGTGATAGAACGCAAAAACTACGGTATGGCTCTGTTTATTGAAAAAATAAAAGATGTTTTATAA
- a CDS encoding helix-turn-helix domain-containing protein yields the protein MENLILSPIPLEQLKAVICDSVRMELSKRLDSITQPNLTELITRKEAAVFLGISLPTLSDFTKTGKIVGYRIGTRVRYKRAELEQALNEIKSIKAKRG from the coding sequence ATGGAAAATTTAATTTTATCACCCATCCCGTTAGAGCAGTTAAAGGCAGTTATTTGTGATTCTGTAAGGATGGAACTATCTAAGAGATTAGATAGTATTACCCAACCCAATCTGACAGAATTAATAACCCGTAAGGAAGCAGCCGTTTTCCTCGGCATTTCACTTCCCACCCTTTCAGACTTTACCAAAACTGGTAAAATTGTCGGCTATCGTATTGGTACACGTGTACGATATAAACGCGCAGAACTTGAACAGGCATTAAATGAAATAAAGTCTATTAAGGCAAAAAGGGGATAA